CCCCCCCCCACCCCCGGTTCCCTCTCCTCCCGCGCCGGACGTGCTCTCCACGGCGATGCGGCGCTTCTCCGTCGCGTAGACGCCCCCCGCGTGCGTCGGCGGAAAGACCTTCGTGCCCGGTCCGGCCGCTGGTTGCAGGATCGTCCGGCACCGT
This genomic window from Candidatus Binatia bacterium contains:
- a CDS encoding type I-U CRISPR-associated protein Cas7; this translates as MSARELTLNVLQAAVSGRAVAIRCRTILQPAAGPGTKVFPPTHAGGVYATEKRRIAVESTSGAGGEGTGGGGG